The Blattabacterium cuenoti genome segment TTAAATGGAGAGATGGCCGAGTGGTTTAAGGCGCACGTCTGGAAAGCGTGTTCACAAATAAAATAGTGTCAAGGGTTCGAATCCCTTTCTCTCCGTTTTTTTTTAAAAAATTAATGTTCTATATTTTTTAGTTTTTTTTCAATTAAATTAGTTCTTGCTCCTAATAGTTTATCTATATCTTTTGAAGCACCTTCTAATTTATCCTTAGCTTGATTAAGTAATATACCAAATTTTGAAAATTCTTGTTTTACAGATTCTAATACTTTCCAAACTTCAGAAGTTCTTTTTTGGATCGCAAGAGTTCTAAAACCTATTTGTAAACTGTTTAATATTGCTGCTAATGTAGAAGGACCTGTAATAACTGTTTTATATTTTATTAATAATTCCTCTAACAAACTTGAATTTTTTATTATTTCTGCATATATTCCTTCAAAAGGGAGAAAAAGAATTGCGAAATCAGTAGTATATGGAGGATCTATATATTTATCTCTAATATTTTTAGACATTTTTTTTAAAACAGATTCTAGGTTTTTTATAGCTAATTCTATATTTCTTTTATTTCCATTATTATAAGCTTTTTGTACCTTTTCATAAGTTTCTTTAGGAAATTTTACATCTATTGGTAGCCAAATATTTCCATTTCCTATACCTGGTAACTTAATAGCAAATTCTACAACATAATTAGTATTAGATTTTGTAATTACATTAGTATCATATTGTTCTGGAGATAAAATTTGTTTTAATAGCATTGATAATTGCATTTCACTAAAACTTCCACATATTTTAACGTGATTTAAAGTTCTTTTTAAAGAACTAACATCTTTTGCTAAAACTTTCATTTCTCCTAATCCTTCTTGCAAAAAAATTAATTGATTTCCAATTAATTCAAATGATTTTCCTAAATGAACATTTAAAGATTTTTGTAATTTATTTGAAATAACATCCTTTATGTTTTCTATATTTTTATCCAGAATTTTTATTAATTCTTCTTGTTTATTGTAAATAGAATCTAATTTTTTATTTTGATGTTCATTTAAATAACGAATATCATTGTTTATGTAATTTTGATGATTATTGATAGTATCAAATTTTTTTTCAATATTTTCTTTATAAGATTGAAAAACATCTATAATGTAACTTTTTTGATTTTTCGATTCCAATCGAAAAAAAAATTCTAATTTTTTGATAAAAAAAAATAAAAATAGTATGTATAAAAAAAAATAAAATATAAAATACATAAATTAAATTAGGAAGGAATAATAGCGGGAATAGGACTCGAACCTATGACCTTCGGGTTATGAGCCCGACGAGCTACCAACTGCTCCATCCCGCGATAACATCACTAATATAAGATTTTTCATTTACAAAAAAAAATTCTTATCCATTCATAGATATTAAAAATTCTTCATTATTTTTTGTTCTTATTATTCTAGATCTTAAAAATTCCATAGCTTCTACTGGATTCATATCAGCAAGATGTTTCCGTAAAATCCACATTCTCTGTAAAGTTTTTGAATCCAATAATAAATCATCTTTTCTAGTACTAGACACCACTAAATCAATAGCAGGATAAATTCTTTTATTAGCTATTTTCCTATCTAATTGAAGTTCTTTATTTCCTGTTCCTTTAAATTCTTCAAATATAACTTCATCCATTTTAGAGCCTGTATCAATCATTGCTGTAGCAATTATTGATAAAGACCCCCCGTTTTCTATGTTCCTAGCTGCACCAAAAAATCTTTTTGGTCTATGTAATGCATTAGCATCAACTCCACCTGACAAAACTTTTCCTGATGCTGGTGCTACTGTATTATATGCACGTGCTAATCGTGTAATAGAATCTAATAAAATTACTACATCATGAGAACATTCTACCATTCTTTTAGCTTTTTGTAAAACAATATTTGCTACTCTTACATGTCTATCTGCAGGTTCATCAAACGTAGATGCTATAACTTCACCATTAACATTTCTTTGCATATCCGTAACTTCTTCTGGTCGTTCATCTATTAATAAAATAATTAAATATACTTCTGGATGATTGGCAGAAATAGCATTTGCTATTTCTTTTAATAAAGTAGTTTTACCGGTTTTTGGAGGAGCAACAATCATTCCTCTTTGTCCTTTACCTATAGGTGTAAAAAGATCTACTATTCTAGTAGAAATAGTAGAATTTTTTTCAGCTAATTTCAATTTTTCATTAGGAAATAATGGAGTTAAATGTTCAAATGATTTTCTTCTTCTTATAAAATTAGGAGATCTTCCATTAATTTTAATAATCTTAATTAAAGGAAAATATTTTTCTCCTTCTTTAGGACTACGGACTTCACCTTTTATTGTATCTCCCGTTTTCATTCCAAAAAGTCTGATTTGTGATTGTGAAACATAAATATCATCAGGAGATGATAAATAATTAAAATAAGATGATCTTAGAAATCCATAATTTTCTGGCATTGTTTCCAAGACGCCTTCATTAATAATAAATCCATCTAGTTTAGATTTAAAATTATTATTTTTATTTACAATATTTTTATTTTTTTTAATAGGAACTTTTACCTCTTTTAGATTTTCAATTACGGAATTATTTCTATATATTTGGTTATCTGATTTTTCTACCTTTTTCCTAGTAGAAAAATTATGAATTTTCTTTTTAAATCTTGAAGAAGGTTCTTTTAAAAATTTAGAATTATTTCGATATTTATTTTTTTTTTCTAAAAAATAATTTATTGATTCAGAATTTTCTTTAGATTTGAATGTTTTTTTTGTATTGGTAATATTTTCTTTTTTTAAAGAATTTATATTATGTTTATTTTTTTTGTTAAAAATAGAAATAATTTTTTCTAAAAGTTCGTTTTTACGTAATTGAGTGCATTTTTTTAATCCAGAAGATTTAGCAATCTCCTGTAATTCAAAAAGTTTTTTACTTTTTAATTCAGTTATATCATACATAAAATAATTGGATTAGATTTATAATAATTTGGAAATGATAAATACAATTATACAAAAAATTAGATTGAACTTGAATAAAATATCAAAAATTAACTAGTTATGTTATATAGAATACAAACATTATATTTGTTGATTTCTTTTTTTATTTATTCTATCTCTTTAAACTTATTAATTAATCAAAACAATATAAAATATTATATAATATTTAAAAATATATCTACTATTTTTATAATAATATGTACTATATTATCTATAGTTAGTATTTTTTTATTTAAGTATAGAAAAATTCAGATAATTATTAATAAATTAAATATAATTTTAAACATTATTAATTTTTTTTTATTCTTATTATTTTTAGATAATATTTCGTACAATAATTTTTTCTTTTCAGCAAAAATGGAATTTTTTTTTATGTTACTTTCATTAAGTTGTAATATTCTTTTATATATAGCGAATATAGCAATAACAAGAGATATTGAAATAGTTGATTCAATCAATAGAATACGATAATGTAATGAAAAAATATGAATCGATTGTAATAGAATTAGAATCTTATAAAGAAGAACTATTATATCTATCGAAACATATAATAAAACCAAATATTTTATCGGATCACAAAAAATATAAATTATTATTAAATAGATATAATAAATTAGATAAAATTGTTTTTTTTTATAATGAATATAAAAAAAAATTAATCTCATTAAAAGAAGCTATTTATATGTTGGAACACGATCCAGATGAAGAAATGAAAATATTAGCTTTTCAAGAAAAAATAAAAATTCAAAACGAATTACATCTTCTTAAAAAGAAAATTGATAATATCATTAATTATAAATCTGAAAAAAAATATGGAAAAAAAGAAGATTATAGAGATGTTATCTTAGAAATACGATCTGGAACAGGTGGTGATGAAGCTTGTCTTTTTGTAGAAGATATATTAAGAATGTATATCATGTATTTCAAAAAATTAAAATGGAAATATAATATTATTAATTTTCAAAAAGGTAGTAAAGGATATAAAGAAATAGTGTTAGACATACATGGAGAAAAGAAAGATAAGATATATGGAAATTTAAAATTTGAATCTGGAGTACATAGAGTACAAAGAATACCAAAAACTGAATCTCAGGGTAGACTACATACATCTGCTATTACGGTAGCTGTACTTCCAAAAGTAGAAAGTGTAGAAGTTAACCTACATATATCTGATATAAAAAAAGAAACTTTTCGTTCAAGTGGAGCTGGAGGGCAACATGTAAATAAAACTGAATCTGCGGTAAGATTAACTCACTTACCTACCAAAATTACAGTAGAATGTCAAGAAGAACGTTCCCAACATAAAAATTTTGAAAAGGCAATGATAGTTTTAAAATCAAAAATTTATAAAAATAAAATGGATAAAATGATAAAAGAAAGATCTATAAAAAGAAAATCATTAATTTCTACAGGGGATAGATCAGTAAAAATAAGAACCTATAACTATCCTAATAATAGAGTAACGGATCATAGAATAAATAAATCTATCCATAATCTATTTGATTTTATGAATGGAAATATACAGAACATGATTGACTCATTAAAATTAATTGAAAATAATTAGAAAATATTATTTTTAATAAAATTTGTATTATAATCTCCTTTTTGGAAATCATTATTTTTTATCAATTTTTTTTGAAACGGAATAGTAGTATGAATTCCTTCAATAACAAATTCTTCTAAAGATCTGGACATTTTACAAATGGCCTTTTCTCTACTAATTTCTGTGGTTATAAGTTTAGCTATCATAGAATCATAATAATGTGGAACATTATATCCAGAATAAATATGAGTATCCACTCTAACCCCTTTTCCCCCAGGAATATGAACTTGAGTAATTTTTCCAGGAGAAGAAAGAAAGTTTTTATTCGATTCTTCTGCATTTATTCTACATTCTATTGAATACATTTTTGGATAGAAATTTTTTTTAGTAATTTTTTCTCCATATGCTATAGATATTTGTTGTTGAATTAAATCAATCCCAGTTATTTCTTCTGTTATAGGATGTTCCACTTGAATCCTAGGATTCATTTCCATAAAATAAAAATTTTTATTTTTGTCTACTAAAAATTCTATAGTCCCAACACCTTCATAATGAATAAATTCTGCAGCTTTTTTAGCTTGTTTACAAATCTTTTTTCTAAGATATGATGTTAAAAATGGAGAAGGTGATTCTTCTAAAATTTTTTGATTTTTCCTTTGAATAGAACAATCTCTTTCAGATAAATGACAAATATTTCCATAAGAATCTCCCATAATTTGAATTTCAATATGTCTAGGATTTAGAATTAATTTTTCTATATATATATCCTGTTTTCCAAAACAAGATAAAGATTCTTTTCTAGCTTCTTCCCAAGAATTTTTTAAAAATTTTTTTTCAAATACTGATCTTATCCCCTTCCCTCCTCCACCAAAAACAGATTTTATTATAATAGGAAATCCTATTTTTTCCGAAATTTTTTCTACTTCTTTATAAGAAGATCCAACTAAACATTTGAATCCGGGAATACAGTTTATTCCAGCTTTAACCATAGTTTTTTTAGCAGTAATTTTATTTCCCATTTGAATCATATGATTTGGATTTGCTCCTATAAATTTTATTCCATGTTTATTACACATAGATGAAAAATATGCGTTTTCAGAAAGAAATCCGTATCCTGGATGGATAGCATCAGCGTTAGTAATTTCTGCAGCAGATATTATATTAGGTATATTTAAATAAGATTTATCTGGATCAGGTGGACCAATACAGACTGCTTCATCAGCAAAATATACATGAAGACTATATTTATCTGCAGTAGAATAAATAGCTACGGTTTTTATTCCCATTTCTTTTGCCGTTCGTATTACTCGTAGAGCAATTTCTCCTCGATTAGCTATTAATAATTTTTTTAACATAAAAAAATAATTTTAATGATTAGATTCTACAATGAATAAAGGTTGATCATAATCAACTGGGGTTGAATCTTCCACCAAAATTTTTATTAATTTTCCATTTACTTCTGATTCAATATCATTAAATATCTTCATTGCTTCTATCACACATATCTTCATTCCAACTTTAATTATATCACCTATTTTTACAAAAGGATCTTTGTTCGGATTAGGTCTTCTATAAAAAGTGCCTATCATCGGTGATTTTATTGTTATGTATTGATTTTTTTTATGAATTATATCATTAGATATATCAGATTTAGAATAATATCTATTATTAGAAGAACAAAAAAATTTATCAAATTCTTCATCTTTAGTTATTTTTGTTTTATTTCTAATATAAATACTTGTACTTTCTATCTGAATTTTTATCTCCGCTATATTAGATTTAGAAATTAATTTAATAAGGGATTTAATTGTATTTATATCCATATATATAGAAAAATCAATCTTTTTTATTTTTTTTATAATATACTATTTTACCTCTGTAATAAAGTTTATTATCATACCAATAAGCATAATGATATAAATGATTTTTTTTGGTTAAAATACAATTTTTTAATTGTGGTTTTTTCAATTTTATATGACTTCTTCTATTATTCCTTCTAGATTTAGATTGTCTTCTTTTTGGATGTGCCATTATAAATATAATTTAATTAGCTAGCTAATTTAATAAATAATATTTTCTATATTCTTATAATAAATTATTGATTTTTATTTTATTTTAATGAAACTTAGAATATGATTAATAACAATCGGAAAGAAAATTATTCAAAATGGTATAATGAAATAATTTCTAAATCAGGTTTAGCTGAATTCTCTGGAATACGAGGTTTTATGATCATAAAACCATATGGTTATTCTATTTGGGAAATTATAAAAGATAAATTAGATAAAATGCTTAAAGATACTGGGCATCAGAATGTTTATTTTCCTATTTTAATATCTAAGTCATTATTTTCAAAAGAAAAAAAACATGTTAATTTTTTTTCTGATGGATGTGCTGTAGTTACTCATTCTAGAATTACCAAAAATGATCAAAAAAAGTTAATTGTTGATCCCAAATCAAAATTACAAGAAGAATTAATAATACGTCCAACTTCTGAAAGTATTATATGGAAAACATATAAAAGATGGATACAGTCTTATAGAGATTTACCAATTCTTTTAAATCAATGGGGAAATGCCGTAAGATGGGAAATGCGTACTAGATTATTTCTTAGAACTTCTGAATTCTTATGGCAAGAAGGACATACAGCTCATGCTTCTAAAAAAGAAGCTATAGAAGAAGCGGAAAAAATATTGAATATTTATACTAATTTTTCAGAAAAAATTATGGCAATTCCAGTATTAAAAGGAATTAAACCATATACGGATAAATTTCATGGATCTGATAAAACTTATTGTATAGAAGCGCTTATGCAAGATGGAAAAGCATTACAAATTGGGACTACTCATTTTTTAGGTCAAAATTTTTCAAAAGCTTTTGATGTCAAATTTACTAATTTAAATGGAAATAAAGAATATGTTTGGGCTACATCTTGGGGAGTATCCACTAG includes the following:
- a CDS encoding DNA recombination protein RmuC, with product MESKNQKSYIIDVFQSYKENIEKKFDTINNHQNYINNDIRYLNEHQNKKLDSIYNKQEELIKILDKNIENIKDVISNKLQKSLNVHLGKSFELIGNQLIFLQEGLGEMKVLAKDVSSLKRTLNHVKICGSFSEMQLSMLLKQILSPEQYDTNVITKSNTNYVVEFAIKLPGIGNGNIWLPIDVKFPKETYEKVQKAYNNGNKRNIELAIKNLESVLKKMSKNIRDKYIDPPYTTDFAILFLPFEGIYAEIIKNSSLLEELLIKYKTVITGPSTLAAILNSLQIGFRTLAIQKRTSEVWKVLESVKQEFSKFGILLNQAKDKLEGASKDIDKLLGARTNLIEKKLKNIEH
- the rho gene encoding transcription termination factor Rho, which codes for MYDITELKSKKLFELQEIAKSSGLKKCTQLRKNELLEKIISIFNKKNKHNINSLKKENITNTKKTFKSKENSESINYFLEKKNKYRNNSKFLKEPSSRFKKKIHNFSTRKKVEKSDNQIYRNNSVIENLKEVKVPIKKNKNIVNKNNNFKSKLDGFIINEGVLETMPENYGFLRSSYFNYLSSPDDIYVSQSQIRLFGMKTGDTIKGEVRSPKEGEKYFPLIKIIKINGRSPNFIRRRKSFEHLTPLFPNEKLKLAEKNSTISTRIVDLFTPIGKGQRGMIVAPPKTGKTTLLKEIANAISANHPEVYLIILLIDERPEEVTDMQRNVNGEVIASTFDEPADRHVRVANIVLQKAKRMVECSHDVVILLDSITRLARAYNTVAPASGKVLSGGVDANALHRPKRFFGAARNIENGGSLSIIATAMIDTGSKMDEVIFEEFKGTGNKELQLDRKIANKRIYPAIDLVVSSTRKDDLLLDSKTLQRMWILRKHLADMNPVEAMEFLRSRIIRTKNNEEFLISMNG
- a CDS encoding DUF4293 family protein, coding for MLYRIQTLYLLISFFIYSISLNLLINQNNIKYYIIFKNISTIFIIICTILSIVSIFLFKYRKIQIIINKLNIILNIINFFLFLLFLDNISYNNFFFSAKMEFFFMLLSLSCNILLYIANIAITRDIEIVDSINRIR
- the prfA gene encoding peptide chain release factor 1, with the translated sequence MKKYESIVIELESYKEELLYLSKHIIKPNILSDHKKYKLLLNRYNKLDKIVFFYNEYKKKLISLKEAIYMLEHDPDEEMKILAFQEKIKIQNELHLLKKKIDNIINYKSEKKYGKKEDYRDVILEIRSGTGGDEACLFVEDILRMYIMYFKKLKWKYNIINFQKGSKGYKEIVLDIHGEKKDKIYGNLKFESGVHRVQRIPKTESQGRLHTSAITVAVLPKVESVEVNLHISDIKKETFRSSGAGGQHVNKTESAVRLTHLPTKITVECQEERSQHKNFEKAMIVLKSKIYKNKMDKMIKERSIKRKSLISTGDRSVKIRTYNYPNNRVTDHRINKSIHNLFDFMNGNIQNMIDSLKLIENN
- the accC gene encoding acetyl-CoA carboxylase biotin carboxylase subunit; translation: MLKKLLIANRGEIALRVIRTAKEMGIKTVAIYSTADKYSLHVYFADEAVCIGPPDPDKSYLNIPNIISAAEITNADAIHPGYGFLSENAYFSSMCNKHGIKFIGANPNHMIQMGNKITAKKTMVKAGINCIPGFKCLVGSSYKEVEKISEKIGFPIIIKSVFGGGGKGIRSVFEKKFLKNSWEEARKESLSCFGKQDIYIEKLILNPRHIEIQIMGDSYGNICHLSERDCSIQRKNQKILEESPSPFLTSYLRKKICKQAKKAAEFIHYEGVGTIEFLVDKNKNFYFMEMNPRIQVEHPITEEITGIDLIQQQISIAYGEKITKKNFYPKMYSIECRINAEESNKNFLSSPGKITQVHIPGGKGVRVDTHIYSGYNVPHYYDSMIAKLITTEISREKAICKMSRSLEEFVIEGIHTTIPFQKKLIKNNDFQKGDYNTNFIKNNIF
- the accB gene encoding acetyl-CoA carboxylase biotin carboxyl carrier protein gives rise to the protein MDINTIKSLIKLISKSNIAEIKIQIESTSIYIRNKTKITKDEEFDKFFCSSNNRYYSKSDISNDIIHKKNQYITIKSPMIGTFYRRPNPNKDPFVKIGDIIKVGMKICVIEAMKIFNDIESEVNGKLIKILVEDSTPVDYDQPLFIVESNH
- the rpmF gene encoding 50S ribosomal protein L32: MAHPKRRQSKSRRNNRRSHIKLKKPQLKNCILTKKNHLYHYAYWYDNKLYYRGKIVYYKKNKKD
- the proS gene encoding proline--tRNA ligase, producing MINNNRKENYSKWYNEIISKSGLAEFSGIRGFMIIKPYGYSIWEIIKDKLDKMLKDTGHQNVYFPILISKSLFSKEKKHVNFFSDGCAVVTHSRITKNDQKKLIVDPKSKLQEELIIRPTSESIIWKTYKRWIQSYRDLPILLNQWGNAVRWEMRTRLFLRTSEFLWQEGHTAHASKKEAIEEAEKILNIYTNFSEKIMAIPVLKGIKPYTDKFHGSDKTYCIEALMQDGKALQIGTTHFLGQNFSKAFDVKFTNLNGNKEYVWATSWGVSTRLLGAIIMSHSDDKGLIIPPKIAPIQIVIIPIFHEEKNYLIHEMVDKIFNILKNNKVRIKYDDKKIFTPGWKFNEYEIKGIPIRINIGINEVKNQRIEVFRRDTCEKKYFDLNEINMIPKLLDDIQKNLYKKALNRTKKLMIRVDNYHDFKNCINSSTGGFILAHWDGKENTLKKIQEETEASIRCIPFNHYEKEEGKCIYSGNHSFQRVIFAKSY